The Vitis riparia cultivar Riparia Gloire de Montpellier isolate 1030 chromosome 10, EGFV_Vit.rip_1.0, whole genome shotgun sequence genome includes a region encoding these proteins:
- the LOC117923724 gene encoding cation/H(+) antiporter 15-like isoform X1, producing the protein MGLQIEECISLSTASGKPKGVWLRRRSWVVVALARGGGGGGGGRVEMGDKTGDIASQTDATICLVLDIANGDSLWKAENPLVKSVPVFVRQMALTLLVTRLLVFILKPLKQPRIMAEILAGMFLNPGILGRIYNKMALKLFPYDSWAVLETLANVGLVFHVFLVGLEIDLTSVMTTGKRAFSIAISGIVVPLAVGSGSFLMLKDYQEGNFTFAGSVLWGLSVTVTGVHMLTRVLANLKLLNTDLGKLAMSSAVINELFLWVILAVAIPIVNDVGTSCWAILATAAFVLFFIFLVRPAIVWMLSRYPEGDSLSECQVGLILFGVVLSAVATDACGSYSIIGAFVFGLVFPTGVQATEIMEKLEDLVSGILVPLYFVTCGIRINLESLWDSDAIAKVMLVVALLCSAKVISTLLVYILYKMPIQEGIGLGLVLNTKDILAFIILHIGRDRQAFDNKMFTVMVVAMLVMTGMVTPLINFVYQPRTRFMRYKNRSIEKSQADGELRILTCLHQTRNVPGIISLLEASNPIPRSPLRVFALHLVELTDRASAMLIIHNTQNSGPSTTLANHRSTQAQSEQMISAFEDLEQRNLAVSVQSLTVMSPYATMDEDICSIAEDKRVALTIIPFHKQQTADGQMEEGDAAVRRVNQNVLANASCSVAIFVDRGFGALDYHDRRICMLFFCGPDDREALSYSWRMVGHPTAMLAVIRFIPSENAADLETLEEYVPGDSNGILSAISEYEKQKSLDDEFVENFRIRTSGDENILYREVVLNNGEEAVTAIREMDHNYDLYVVGRGQKVLSPLTAGLNEWSDCPELGAIGDILVTSEFASSASVLVIQQFEGAAGLTVSEPGSSDGSLNGGDTKGFEHSNWRQAGEDGGFDPFVRNRGVQNGWHA; encoded by the exons CCAAAGGGGGTGTGGCTGAGGCGGCGGTCGTGGGTGGTCGTGGCCTTGGCtagaggaggaggtggtggcggtggtggtAGAGTTGAGATGGGGGATAAGACGGGAGATATTGCAAGTCAAACTGATGCAACTATATGTCTTGTTCTAGATATTGCAAATGGTGATAGCCTATGGAAAGCGGAGAATCCCTTGGTTAAGTCTGTCCCTGTTTTCGTTCGGCAGATGGCCCTCACCCTCCTCGTCACTCGCCTTCTCGTCTTCATCCTCAAACCACTCAAACAGCCTCGCATCATGGCCGAAATTCTC GCTGGTATGTTCTTGAATCCAGGTATTTTGGGTAGGATCTACAACAAAATGGCCTTGAAATTATTTCCATATGACAGTTGGGCGGTGCTGGAGACATTGGCGAACGTGGGACTGGTTTTCCACGTCTTCCTAGTGGGACTAGAGATAGACCTAACCTCGGTGATGACGACTGGAAAAAGGGCCTTCTCCATTGCCATATCTGGGATTGTAGTTCCACTGGCCGTAGGTTCAGGCTCCTTTCTTATGTTGAAGGATTATCAGGAAGGAAACTTTACTTTTGCTGGTTCTGTCTTGTGGGGGCTTTCTGTCACCGTAACAGGCGTCCACATGCTGACCCGAGTCCTGGCAAACCTCAAGCTCCTCAACACCGACCTCGGAAAATTGGCCATGTCTTCCGCCGTCATCAATGAACTATTCTTGTGGGTGATTCTTGCAGTGGCAATACCAATAGTAAACGACGTCGGGACTTCCTGCTGGGCAATCCTGGCCACCGCTGCCTTtgtattgtttttcatttttttggttcGCCCAGCCATAGTATGGATGCTTAGCAGATATCCTGAGGGGGACAGCTTGAGCGAATGCCAAGTCGGCCTCATCCTCTTCGGGGTTGTGCTGTCGGCGGTTGCCACAGACGCCTGCGGCAGCTACTCCATCATCGGTGCTTTCGTGTTCGGACTGGTGTTCCCCACTGGGGTTCAAGCAACTGAGATTATGGAGAAGCTGGAGGATCTTGTGTCGGGGATTCTTGTGCCTCTCTACTTCGTGACTTGTGGGATACGAATCAATCTGGAGTCTCTTTGGGACAGTGATGCCATTGCTAAGGTGATGCTGGTTGTAGCCTTACTTTGTTCAGCCAAGGTCATAAGCACTCTCCTGGTTTATATCTTGTATAAAATGCCTATCCAGGAGGGGATAGGTCTAGGGTTGGTTTTGAATACCAAAGATATCTTGGCCTTTATCATCCTTCATATTGGCAGAGATAGACAA GCATTCGACAATAAGATGTTCACAGTCATGGTGGTGGCCATGCTGGTGATGACGGGGATGGTGACCCCGCTTATCAACTTCGTATACCAGCCAAGAACACGTTTCATGCGGTACAAGAACAGGAGTATTGAAAAATCCCAAGCAGATGGAGAGCTCAGAATCCTTACATGCTTGCATCAAACCCGCAATGTTCCCGGCATCATCAGCCTTCTCGAAGCTTCCAACCCCATTCCACGCTCACCACTCCGCGTCTTCGCCCTCCACCTCGTCGAACTCACCGACCGCGCCTCAGCTATGCTCATTATCCACAACACCCAGAATTCTGGGCCTTCCACCACCCTCGCCAACCACAGAAGCACCCAAGCCCAATCGGAGCAGATGATCAGCGCTTTTGAGGACCTCGAGCAGCGCAACCTCGCCGTCTCCGTCCAGTCGCTCACCGTCATGTCCCCTTACGCCACCATGGACGAGGACATCTGCAGCATCGCCGAGGACAAGCGTGTCGCCCTCACTATAATCCCTTTCCACAAACAGCAGACCGCTGACGGCCAGATGGAAGAGGGGGATGCCGCAGTGAGGCGCGTCAACCAGAACGTCTTGGCGAACGCGTCGTGCTCTGTAGCCATCTTCGTGGACCGTGGGTTCGGGGCATTGGATTACCATGACCGCCGCATTTGCATGCTGTTCTTCTGCGGCCCTGACGACCGTGAGGCCCTGTCTTATTCCTGGAGAATGGTCGGCCACCCAACTGCGATGCTCGCTGTAATTCGCTTCATTCCCAGCGAAAATGCAGCTGACCTCGAGACCTTAGAGGAGTACGTCCCAGGTGATAGCAACGGTATTCTAAGTGCAATATCCGAGTACGAGAAGCAGAAATCACTGGATGATGAATTCGTGGAGAATTTCAGGATAAGAACTTCTGGGGATGAAAACATCTTATACAGAGAAGTAGTACTGAATAATGGGGAAGAGGCGGTGACAGCCATAAGAGAAATGGACCACAATTATGATCTGTACGTAGTAGGAAGAGGACAGAAGGTGCTATCGCCGTTGACCGCAGGCCTAAACGAATGGAGCGACTGTCCGGAGCTGGGTGCAATAGGGGATATACTAGTGACATCCGAATTCGCGTCCTCGGCGTCGGTGCTGGTGATTCAGCAGTTTGAAGGGGCGGCAGGGTTGACAGTGTCTGAACCTGGATCGTCGGATGGGTCGCTGAATGGTGGGGATACGAAGGGTTTTGAGCATTCGAATTGGCGGCAGGCGGGGGAAGATGGTGGGTTTGATCCCTTTGTGAGAAATAGAGGTGTGCAGAATGGATGGCATGCTTGA
- the LOC117923724 gene encoding cation/H(+) antiporter 15-like isoform X2 yields the protein MFLNPGILGRIYNKMALKLFPYDSWAVLETLANVGLVFHVFLVGLEIDLTSVMTTGKRAFSIAISGIVVPLAVGSGSFLMLKDYQEGNFTFAGSVLWGLSVTVTGVHMLTRVLANLKLLNTDLGKLAMSSAVINELFLWVILAVAIPIVNDVGTSCWAILATAAFVLFFIFLVRPAIVWMLSRYPEGDSLSECQVGLILFGVVLSAVATDACGSYSIIGAFVFGLVFPTGVQATEIMEKLEDLVSGILVPLYFVTCGIRINLESLWDSDAIAKVMLVVALLCSAKVISTLLVYILYKMPIQEGIGLGLVLNTKDILAFIILHIGRDRQAFDNKMFTVMVVAMLVMTGMVTPLINFVYQPRTRFMRYKNRSIEKSQADGELRILTCLHQTRNVPGIISLLEASNPIPRSPLRVFALHLVELTDRASAMLIIHNTQNSGPSTTLANHRSTQAQSEQMISAFEDLEQRNLAVSVQSLTVMSPYATMDEDICSIAEDKRVALTIIPFHKQQTADGQMEEGDAAVRRVNQNVLANASCSVAIFVDRGFGALDYHDRRICMLFFCGPDDREALSYSWRMVGHPTAMLAVIRFIPSENAADLETLEEYVPGDSNGILSAISEYEKQKSLDDEFVENFRIRTSGDENILYREVVLNNGEEAVTAIREMDHNYDLYVVGRGQKVLSPLTAGLNEWSDCPELGAIGDILVTSEFASSASVLVIQQFEGAAGLTVSEPGSSDGSLNGGDTKGFEHSNWRQAGEDGGFDPFVRNRGVQNGWHA from the exons ATGTTCTTGAATCCAGGTATTTTGGGTAGGATCTACAACAAAATGGCCTTGAAATTATTTCCATATGACAGTTGGGCGGTGCTGGAGACATTGGCGAACGTGGGACTGGTTTTCCACGTCTTCCTAGTGGGACTAGAGATAGACCTAACCTCGGTGATGACGACTGGAAAAAGGGCCTTCTCCATTGCCATATCTGGGATTGTAGTTCCACTGGCCGTAGGTTCAGGCTCCTTTCTTATGTTGAAGGATTATCAGGAAGGAAACTTTACTTTTGCTGGTTCTGTCTTGTGGGGGCTTTCTGTCACCGTAACAGGCGTCCACATGCTGACCCGAGTCCTGGCAAACCTCAAGCTCCTCAACACCGACCTCGGAAAATTGGCCATGTCTTCCGCCGTCATCAATGAACTATTCTTGTGGGTGATTCTTGCAGTGGCAATACCAATAGTAAACGACGTCGGGACTTCCTGCTGGGCAATCCTGGCCACCGCTGCCTTtgtattgtttttcatttttttggttcGCCCAGCCATAGTATGGATGCTTAGCAGATATCCTGAGGGGGACAGCTTGAGCGAATGCCAAGTCGGCCTCATCCTCTTCGGGGTTGTGCTGTCGGCGGTTGCCACAGACGCCTGCGGCAGCTACTCCATCATCGGTGCTTTCGTGTTCGGACTGGTGTTCCCCACTGGGGTTCAAGCAACTGAGATTATGGAGAAGCTGGAGGATCTTGTGTCGGGGATTCTTGTGCCTCTCTACTTCGTGACTTGTGGGATACGAATCAATCTGGAGTCTCTTTGGGACAGTGATGCCATTGCTAAGGTGATGCTGGTTGTAGCCTTACTTTGTTCAGCCAAGGTCATAAGCACTCTCCTGGTTTATATCTTGTATAAAATGCCTATCCAGGAGGGGATAGGTCTAGGGTTGGTTTTGAATACCAAAGATATCTTGGCCTTTATCATCCTTCATATTGGCAGAGATAGACAA GCATTCGACAATAAGATGTTCACAGTCATGGTGGTGGCCATGCTGGTGATGACGGGGATGGTGACCCCGCTTATCAACTTCGTATACCAGCCAAGAACACGTTTCATGCGGTACAAGAACAGGAGTATTGAAAAATCCCAAGCAGATGGAGAGCTCAGAATCCTTACATGCTTGCATCAAACCCGCAATGTTCCCGGCATCATCAGCCTTCTCGAAGCTTCCAACCCCATTCCACGCTCACCACTCCGCGTCTTCGCCCTCCACCTCGTCGAACTCACCGACCGCGCCTCAGCTATGCTCATTATCCACAACACCCAGAATTCTGGGCCTTCCACCACCCTCGCCAACCACAGAAGCACCCAAGCCCAATCGGAGCAGATGATCAGCGCTTTTGAGGACCTCGAGCAGCGCAACCTCGCCGTCTCCGTCCAGTCGCTCACCGTCATGTCCCCTTACGCCACCATGGACGAGGACATCTGCAGCATCGCCGAGGACAAGCGTGTCGCCCTCACTATAATCCCTTTCCACAAACAGCAGACCGCTGACGGCCAGATGGAAGAGGGGGATGCCGCAGTGAGGCGCGTCAACCAGAACGTCTTGGCGAACGCGTCGTGCTCTGTAGCCATCTTCGTGGACCGTGGGTTCGGGGCATTGGATTACCATGACCGCCGCATTTGCATGCTGTTCTTCTGCGGCCCTGACGACCGTGAGGCCCTGTCTTATTCCTGGAGAATGGTCGGCCACCCAACTGCGATGCTCGCTGTAATTCGCTTCATTCCCAGCGAAAATGCAGCTGACCTCGAGACCTTAGAGGAGTACGTCCCAGGTGATAGCAACGGTATTCTAAGTGCAATATCCGAGTACGAGAAGCAGAAATCACTGGATGATGAATTCGTGGAGAATTTCAGGATAAGAACTTCTGGGGATGAAAACATCTTATACAGAGAAGTAGTACTGAATAATGGGGAAGAGGCGGTGACAGCCATAAGAGAAATGGACCACAATTATGATCTGTACGTAGTAGGAAGAGGACAGAAGGTGCTATCGCCGTTGACCGCAGGCCTAAACGAATGGAGCGACTGTCCGGAGCTGGGTGCAATAGGGGATATACTAGTGACATCCGAATTCGCGTCCTCGGCGTCGGTGCTGGTGATTCAGCAGTTTGAAGGGGCGGCAGGGTTGACAGTGTCTGAACCTGGATCGTCGGATGGGTCGCTGAATGGTGGGGATACGAAGGGTTTTGAGCATTCGAATTGGCGGCAGGCGGGGGAAGATGGTGGGTTTGATCCCTTTGTGAGAAATAGAGGTGTGCAGAATGGATGGCATGCTTGA
- the LOC117923114 gene encoding agamous-like MADS-box protein AGL62, whose product MEVANVNSRKNMGRKKIEIRKIEKKSSLEVTFSKRRAGLFKKAGELCVLCGAEAAVIVFSPAGRAFVFGHLTADAVIDRFLGRDTDTSSRGVVPAEQVVHGQVQRQYLEAVGRAEVKEEGGFWWDAPIENMGLNELEQFKGSLEKLREKVADRVAEMTLMMVMESESGAGPSSTTIVEYAAPPQEYNSSAVLHARDLAAESHSQAVPQGFDFGFGFDEARF is encoded by the coding sequence ATGGAAGTGGCAAACGTGAACTCTCGGAAGAACATGGGGAGAAAGAAGATTGAAATAAGAAAGATTGAGAAGAAAAGCTCCTTGGAGGTCACCTTCTCCAAGCGTCGAGCTGGTCTCTTCAAGAAGGCCGGCGAGCTCTGCGTTCTGTGCGGTGCTGAGGCCGCCGTCATCGTCTTCTCTCCGGCCGGGAGGGCCTTCGTCTTCGGTCACCTCACCGCGGACGCTGTCATCGATCGCTTCCTCGGGCGCGACACCGACACCAGCTCACGTGGGGTTGTTCCAGCGGAACAGGTGGTGCATGGGCAGGTTCAGAGGCAATACTTGGAGGCTGTGGGGAGGGCGGAAGTGAAGGAGGAGGGTGGGTTTTGGTGGGACGCCCCCATTGAGAACATGGGGTTGAATGAACTGGAGCAGTTCAAGGGTTCCCTTGAGAAGCTGCGGGAGAAGGTGGCGGATCGAGTGGCGGAGATGACCTTGATGATGGTGATGGAGAGCGAGAGCGGTGCCGGTCCTTCGTCCACTACCATCGTTGAATATGCAGCGCCACCCCAGGAGTATAATTCTTCTGCTGTTCTCCATGCCCGTGATTTGGCTGCTGAAAGTCATAGCCAAGCTGTTCCTCAGGGTTTCGATTTTGGGTTCGGTTTCGATGAAGCCCGTTTCTGA
- the LOC117923116 gene encoding agamous-like MADS-box protein AGL23, with protein sequence MEMANVNSWKKNMGRRKIEIRKIKKKSSLEVTFSKRRTGFFKKVDKLYVLCGAKVTVIVFSPGGRAFVFGYPIANVVVDRFLKCDTDTSSRAIGYATHRYLL encoded by the coding sequence ATGGAAATGGCAAATGTAAACTCTTGGAAGAAGAACATGGGGAGACGGAAGAtcgaaataagaaaaattaagaagaaaagctCCTTAGAGGTCACCTTCTCCAAGCGTCGAACTGGTTTTTTCAAAAAGGTTGACAAGCTCTACGTTCTGTGCGGTGCTAAGGTCACCGTCATTGTCTTCTCTCCAGGTGGGAGGGCCTTCGTCTTTGGTTACCCCATCGCGAATGTTGTCGTTGATCGCTTCCTCAAGTGTGACACCGACACCAGCTCACGTGCAATTGGGTATGCAACACATCGTTATCTTCTTTAA
- the LOC117923117 gene encoding agamous-like MADS-box protein AGL29, giving the protein MGRSLGQRETKIQPIQDLEQRRIVFSKCKRGLFKKAAELSILCGADTAIVVFSPQGNIVHSFGSPSVESIINRFLSQDPRVNPQYLPHEASRHGATMAALRWELHGVENQLKAEKVLDVAHKKSDDYINGLSRDELLQLKGKLEALKRDVEARSKELQKEAVAASSSSSSSMSDANGPPTEETDDETDIYHSP; this is encoded by the coding sequence ATGGGAAGAAGCTTGGGTCAAAGAGAGACGAAAATACAGCCCATACAAGACTTGGAGCAGCGAAGAATTGTCTTCTCCAAATGTAAGCGAGGGCTTTTCAAGAAAGCAGCTGAGCTTTCTATACTGTGTGGTGCAGATACTGCCATAGTAGTCTTTTCTCCTCAAGGAAATATTGTTCACTCTTTCGGTAGTCCTTCTGTTGAATCCATTATAAATCGGTTTCTTAGCCAAGACCCTCGAGTTAATCCCCAGTACCTCCCGCATGAAGCCTCTAGACATGGGGCTACTATGGCTGCGCTTCGTTGGGAACTCCACGGGGTGGAAAACCAATTGAAAGCTGAGAAGGTCCTTGATGTTGCCCATAAAAAATCAGATGATTATATCAATGGACTCAGCAGGGATGAGTTGCTGCAACTGAAAGGCAAGCTCGAGGCACTGAAGAGGGATGTGGAGGCAAGATCCAAGGAGTTGCAGAAGGAGGCTGTTGCtgcgtcttcttcttcttcttcttcaatgtCAGATGCCAATGGACCACCAACTGAAGAAACTGATGATGAGACTGATATATATCATTCCCCATGA
- the LOC117923118 gene encoding agamous-like MADS-box protein AGL62, whose amino-acid sequence MGRSVGQREDKIERIQNLEHRNIVFSKCKQKLFKKATKLSTLYGANTAIVVFSPQGNNVYSFGSPSVDTIFNRFLNQNPEVKAQYLLHEASRHEVENQLKAEKKRGKLLNAAYKKSEDYFNRLSWDELRQLKGKLEALKRDAEERHKELQKEAAAAASSSMSDANGPPVEETDDEIDIYHSP is encoded by the coding sequence ATGGGAAGAAGCGTGggtcaaagagaagataaaaTTGAGCGCATACAAAACTTAGAGCACCGAAATATTGTCTTCTCCAAGTGTAAGCAAAAGCTTTTCAAGAAAGCAACTAAGCTGTCTACGCTATATGGTGCAAATACAGCCATAGTAGTCTTTTCTCCTCAAGGAAATAATGTTTACTCTTTTGGTAGTCCTTCTGTTGATACCATTTTCAATCGGTTTCTTAACCAAAACCCTGAAGTTAAAGCCCAGTATCTCCTACATGAAGCTTCTAGACATGAGGTGGAAAACCAATTGAAAGCTGAGAAGAAGCGAGGGAAGCTCCTTAATGCTGCCTATAAAAAATCAGAAGATTATTTCAATAGACTCAGCTGGGATGAATTGCGGCAACTGAAAGGCAAGCTCGAGGCACTAAAGAGGGATGCGGAGGAAAGACACAAGGAGTTGCAGAAAGaggctgctgctgctgcttcttCTTCAATGTCAGATGCCAATGGACCACCAGTTGAAGAAACTGATGATGAGATTGATATTTATCATTCCCCATGA